A stretch of DNA from Methanocalculus natronophilus:
GCTCAGCCTGTTCAGGTTTTCAGCAAGGGAATGCATATCATCTGCAGTGGCTACCAGATCAGATCCGGTTGTATGAAGCGAGACCCCGACTTTATATAACAACTCTCCACCCTCAATAAGCGGATCCCCTCCTTTGACAAGTGGGATCAGATTGATAAGCCTGCCTGCATCCCGCATATACCCGCCTGTCTTTTCAAGCGGCTGACCAATACTCTCTATCGATTCTCCGGTTGATCGGATCGAACTCTCATGCCGCTCAATTATGGCACTGGAATCCTGTAAGACATGCCTGGCATCAACAGCAGATCCAAGAGTATAGCTATATCCCGTTCCGATGATGCCGATGACACCGATAATGATGAGCATTGTCCCGAGTAACTCAAGTTTCTGCATGAATCAGCCTCGCATGATGATCAGTTCAGAAGTAAGATTTCTCTTCTTTTATTAATAGAATAAGGTTTTGCATCTCACGTCAGGATATTCATGAACAACCAAACCAGCCTTTTCAAAAGCTCATACAAAGTCGATAATGTATGAAAACCCGCACGCGGATCCCGCTGTCACCTTCATCAGGTAGAACCGCATACAGACAGTTCATGAGTACACGAGCAACCCCGGATCTCTTTGAGATAGCAGATAGTGCCATGGAGCGCTATGGCTTCTCTCCAGTCTTCTCTGATGATGTCATCAGGCATGTGGAGGCGATTCAAAATGAGATCTCAATCGGCACAACTGACCAGGCAACAGATCTCCGGCATCTCCTCTGGTGCTCGATAGACAACCACGATTCAAAAGATCTTGACCAGATCCAGTATTGTGAAGAGACAGGTAACGGTGAGATCCGGGTGCTGGTTGCTATCGCCGATGTCGATTATTATGTGAAGAAAGGCTCCCCGGCAGATCGCCACGCTGCACACCAGGGCTCTTCCATCTATACGGGTGTCGTCACCTATCCGATGCTCCCGGACAGGCTCTCTGCAAATATCTCATCCCTGCTTCCAAAACAAGACAAACCTGCGATCACCATCGAATATTTTGTTCTCCCGGATGGAACGACACGCCATGGAGCGATATGTATGGCCCTTGTCGAGAACAAGGCACAACTCGTCTATGAAACTATTGGGGACTGGCTCTTTGGAAAGAGAGACGTTCCCGAAGGTGTACAATCTATACGGGGTCTCAGTACACAGCTGCTTCTCCAGAACAAGGCAGCAGAAAAGCTCAACGAGCACCGTTCCAGGCAGGGAGTGTTAGACCTGGAAACCATTGAGGCAACTCCGGTAGTACAAGACGGGAAGGTGGCCGGGCTCATCATCCAGGAAGACAACCCTGCACGATCCATCATTGAGGAGTTCATGATTGCAGCGAACAGAACCCTGGTGGATTTTCTTGAAACAAAAAAATCTCCGACAATTCAGCGGATTGTCAGGACACCAAAGAACTGGGAGGGTATCGTCGCAGAAGCAAAGGAACGGAAGATGAAGCTGCCACATAAACCAGATGCCCGTGCACTCGCCCGTTTCCTCCTTGCCCAAAAGAAACGGGATCCTGACACCTTCCCGGACCTCTCCCTGACCATTGTGAAACTCATTGGCCCGGGCGAGTATATCGCACTTGCACCAGGTGAGGACTCACCCGGCCATTTTGCACTTGCAGTCACCGATTACACGCACGGTACCGCTCCAAACAGGCGGTATGTCGATCTCATCATCCAGCGGCTGGTCAAGGCAGCAATCAGATCAGATCCACACCCCTACACCCCTGATGAGCTGCACGAGCTTGCAGACCACCTCTCAGCCTCGGAAAAAGCAGGCAAAAAAGTCGAGCGGTTTATGAGGAAGTCGGCAGCAGCACTATTGCTTCAGGATAAAATCGGATCAGTATTTTCAGGTATCATCACCGGTGCGTCTGAGAAAGGAACCTATGCACGAGTCATTGATCCTCCGGTTGAGGGCCGTATTGTAGAGAATGAACAGGGGTGCCGGATAGGCCGGAAAGTCCGTGTCCGCCTGCTGAAAACAGATCCCTGGAAAGGCTTTATTGATTTTGCAAAAGTCCAGGAGTAAAATATGATAGTAGAGGAGTTTACAAGCTGCGTTCAGCCTGGCGGGTAAAAAACCCGATCCCATCCTCTGTCTGATACACATTGGAAAACTCTCTCTTCGTGCTCGGAGTCTCAATTGTTAGTCTTGGAACCGTGACCAGAAATGTGTGGCGCGGGAACCAGTACGTATCATCACCATAATCAAAAGATGCAGACTCAACTTCAAGGACGGCCTGGTTCAGATCAGCGCTCAGAATCGTACTCTCTTCAAAATTCATGGCTCTTTGTACCTTGTTCCTGAGATCATGGTTGCCAAGGAGCATGACAAGTAACTGGACACCGGGATCAACATTGTAATCCACGGTAACTGTGGCTGTTGTCTCTTCAAGAATGATATCGACACTGTCAAACGTAATATAGCTGAACCTGGTGCCAGGCTCTTCAGCAGCGACAGGCATACAGCAGGCTGCAAGAAGGAGTAGTATTGCAACACTTATGCCCGTTTTCATGGAATACTATTATTCCTATATAATTATAGTGTTTCTGGTTGAAACACATATTCTAACTGGAAAAAGAAAAAATACGGTGAAGGGAATTGTCTACTCCTTCATCTCAAATTGTCCTGACTTTGTCAGAACAATTTCAATGCTTGAGACATTTGTTCTTCCCGAATCTGTCTCAATCTCCTCTGTTGTTGTGGATATCTCTTTTTTCCCAACTCCTTCAAGGAAGCGGTTCAGGGAGATCTCGGCTGTATCGACTGCACGTGAAATGGCTTTGCCGCGTGCCTTGATTGCCACCAGATCTGCGCCATTGTTGAACTGTGTCACTACTGCCAGTACATAATTCATGACCGGCTTGTTGCCAACGAATACTGTGTTGTCATTTTGCATATGATCCCTCAGATGTATC
This window harbors:
- a CDS encoding RNB domain-containing ribonuclease → MSTRATPDLFEIADSAMERYGFSPVFSDDVIRHVEAIQNEISIGTTDQATDLRHLLWCSIDNHDSKDLDQIQYCEETGNGEIRVLVAIADVDYYVKKGSPADRHAAHQGSSIYTGVVTYPMLPDRLSANISSLLPKQDKPAITIEYFVLPDGTTRHGAICMALVENKAQLVYETIGDWLFGKRDVPEGVQSIRGLSTQLLLQNKAAEKLNEHRSRQGVLDLETIEATPVVQDGKVAGLIIQEDNPARSIIEEFMIAANRTLVDFLETKKSPTIQRIVRTPKNWEGIVAEAKERKMKLPHKPDARALARFLLAQKKRDPDTFPDLSLTIVKLIGPGEYIALAPGEDSPGHFALAVTDYTHGTAPNRRYVDLIIQRLVKAAIRSDPHPYTPDELHELADHLSASEKAGKKVERFMRKSAAALLLQDKIGSVFSGIITGASEKGTYARVIDPPVEGRIVENEQGCRIGRKVRVRLLKTDPWKGFIDFAKVQE
- the albA gene encoding DNA-binding protein Alba; the encoded protein is MQNDNTVFVGNKPVMNYVLAVVTQFNNGADLVAIKARGKAISRAVDTAEISLNRFLEGVGKKEISTTTEEIETDSGRTNVSSIEIVLTKSGQFEMKE